A single genomic interval of Daucus carota subsp. sativus chromosome 1, DH1 v3.0, whole genome shotgun sequence harbors:
- the LOC108197874 gene encoding lachrymatory-factor synthase, with product MAEETNSKLWEGKVSAKVRATKAETVWSLLQDFCSVHKWLPSLDTCYKVEGDHGQPGLVRYCGSTIKSASDSEEAITLWCHEKLVEMDEMEKMLSYEIMENNMGMKMYKSTIRVVQMEDESGCEIKWGFVAEPVEGWKFEDLVSYIESSLHGMAERMEKALQSSTN from the coding sequence ATGGCCGAAGAAACAAACTCAAAGCTGTGGGAAGGTAAAGTGAGTGCAAAAGTAAGAGCCACAAAGGCCGAAACCGTGTGGTCACTTCTCCAAGACTTTTGCAGCGTCCACAAATGGCTCCCAAGTCTTGACACATGTTACAAAGTGGAAGGTGACCATGGCCAACCAGGTCTGGTCCGCTACTGTGGCTCCACTATAAAATCTGCGTCGGACTCTGAGGAAGCGATTACTTTATGGTGCCACGAAAAGCTGGTAGAAATGGATGAGATGGAAAAGATGTTGAGCTATGAGATCATGGAGAACAACATGGGGATGAAAATGTACAAGTCTACTATCAGAGTGGTGCAAATGGAGGACGAAAGTGGATGTGAGATTAAGTGGGGGTTTGTTGCTGAGCCTGTGGAAGGCTGGAAGTTTGAGGATTTGGTGAGTTATATTGAATCATCGCTCCATGGCATGGCTGAAAGAATGGAAAAAGCTCTGCAATCTAGTACTAATTAA